In one Modestobacter sp. L9-4 genomic region, the following are encoded:
- a CDS encoding HNH endonuclease, whose amino-acid sequence MLLNATYEPLTVVSSRRAIVLVLAAKAESVDDGDDEVHAERVTVAVPVVVRLTRYVRVPFPVQVPLSRRAVFTRDSSTCVYCGASATSIDHVVPRSRGGTHSWDNVVAACRRCNHVKADRSLAEMGWTLPQPPRAPSGAAWRLLGHRTVDPRWREWLGMPEQVSA is encoded by the coding sequence TTGCTGCTCAACGCCACGTACGAGCCGTTGACCGTGGTGTCCAGCCGCCGCGCGATCGTGCTGGTGCTGGCCGCCAAGGCCGAGAGCGTCGACGACGGCGACGACGAGGTGCACGCCGAACGGGTCACCGTCGCCGTGCCGGTCGTGGTGCGGCTGACCCGCTACGTGCGGGTGCCGTTCCCGGTGCAGGTGCCGCTGTCGCGCCGGGCGGTGTTCACCCGCGACTCCTCCACCTGCGTCTACTGCGGCGCCTCGGCGACCAGCATCGACCACGTGGTGCCGCGCAGCCGGGGTGGCACCCACAGCTGGGACAACGTGGTGGCCGCCTGCCGGCGGTGCAACCACGTCAAGGCCGACCGGTCGCTGGCGGAGATGGGCTGGACGCTGCCGCAGCCACCCCGCGCACCCAGCGGCGCTGCCTGGCGGCTGCTCGGGCACCGCACCGTCGACCCGCGCTGGCGCGAGTGGCTGGGGATGCCCGAGCAGGTCAGCGCCTGA
- a CDS encoding class F sortase — translation MRRPGRRTAALGGCAVLGAAGAVALAVGLSAGGAVPEVGTAAQGVVAGATGAVPSGAPPGATTLPRTTATAWTTPSSAVHVQVDAVGLDLPVLPLSAPDGVIDPPLLTAAYWVQPYGEPVGAAGEAENTIYLAAHSTSRGSSGFDPLLTPDHRDSALAAGDVVSVSTPGGTVDYTVDRSARYGTAELAGSAEVWEAVPGRLVLITCLTPLGSGATTEDLVVFATAR, via the coding sequence GTGCGGCGGCCGGGCAGGCGGACGGCGGCGCTGGGCGGGTGCGCCGTCCTGGGCGCCGCCGGGGCGGTCGCCCTCGCGGTCGGCCTGTCCGCCGGCGGCGCGGTGCCCGAGGTCGGGACAGCGGCGCAGGGCGTGGTCGCCGGCGCGACGGGGGCGGTGCCCTCCGGTGCCCCACCGGGGGCGACCACGCTGCCCCGGACCACCGCGACCGCCTGGACGACGCCGTCCTCGGCGGTGCACGTGCAGGTCGACGCGGTGGGTCTGGACCTGCCGGTGCTGCCCCTGTCGGCGCCGGACGGCGTGATCGACCCCCCGCTGCTGACCGCGGCCTACTGGGTGCAGCCCTACGGCGAGCCCGTGGGCGCGGCCGGGGAGGCCGAGAACACGATCTACCTGGCGGCGCACTCCACCAGCCGCGGCAGCTCCGGCTTCGACCCGCTGCTGACCCCCGACCACCGGGACTCCGCGCTGGCCGCGGGGGACGTCGTCTCGGTCAGCACCCCCGGGGGCACCGTCGACTACACCGTCGACCGCAGCGCCCGGTACGGCACCGCCGAGCTCGCCGGGTCGGCCGAGGTGTGGGAGGCGGTCCCCGGCCGGCTGGTGCTCATCACCTGCCTCACCCCGCTGGGGTCGGGCGCGACGACGGAGGACCTGGTCGTCTTCGCCACCGCGCGCTGA
- a CDS encoding dihydrofolate reductase family protein encodes MTQLLKVQNFTVSSDGFSAGDGQSLERPFGHADPGALMRWAFGTASFPARTAPGGSRGLDDHLVRDFGHGIGAEIMGRNKFGPQRGPWTDEEWRGWWGDEPPFHTPVFVLTHHPRPSFTLSDTTFHFLDGTPAEVLTRAREAAQGLDVRLGGGASVVRQFLDADLVDTLHVAVHPGIELGSGSRLWHSPDELLDRFHRDVVPSPSGVVHHLFWRR; translated from the coding sequence GTGACCCAGCTGCTGAAGGTGCAGAACTTCACCGTCTCGAGCGACGGCTTCAGTGCCGGGGACGGGCAGAGCCTGGAACGGCCCTTCGGCCACGCCGACCCCGGGGCGCTCATGCGGTGGGCGTTCGGCACGGCCAGCTTCCCCGCCCGTACCGCCCCCGGCGGCAGCCGCGGGCTCGACGACCACCTGGTCCGCGACTTCGGCCACGGCATCGGCGCCGAGATCATGGGTCGCAACAAGTTCGGCCCGCAGCGCGGCCCGTGGACCGACGAGGAGTGGCGGGGCTGGTGGGGTGACGAGCCGCCGTTCCACACGCCGGTGTTCGTGCTGACCCACCACCCACGGCCGTCGTTCACGCTGTCGGACACGACGTTCCACTTCCTCGACGGCACACCTGCCGAGGTCCTGACCCGGGCGCGCGAGGCCGCGCAGGGCCTCGACGTCCGGCTGGGTGGCGGGGCGTCGGTGGTCCGGCAGTTCCTGGACGCCGACCTGGTCGACACCCTGCACGTGGCCGTCCACCCGGGGATCGAGCTGGGCTCGGGGTCGCGGCTGTGGCACTCACCCGACGAGCTGCTCGACCGCTTCCACCGGGACGTCGTCCCGAGCCCCAGCGGGGTGGTGCACCACCTGTTCTGGCGCAGGTGA